In Pseudodesulfovibrio sp. S3, the DNA window TGTAGGTGCGCATGTCCATGGCGTGTCCCATCGGCAGTTTATCGAGTCTGCGAAGCACGGTTTCCAGAGCGGTTGCCTTGTCGATCATGATGATTACAATAGACAGGCGGGTAAATCCGTGTCAAACCACCGCTCCTGCAACAAACCGGAGGCACCATGTCCCTGAATAAAGACGACGTCATCGAATGTCCCATCGAATCCCTGGCCTTTGGCGGGAGGGGAGTGGCTCATGTCGACGGCATGGCCCTTTTCGTGGAGGGCGGACTGCCCGGCGACACTGTGACCGCACGCGTGGTGCGCGCCAAGAAGCGCTTTGCCGAGGCTGTTGTGGAAACCGTGGTCACGCCGTCCTTGCACCGGGTTGACCCTCGTTGTCCTCACTTCGGCCAGTGCGGCGGCTGTGTGTTGCAGGATCTCGAGTACGCCGAGCAGCTTTCGCAGAAGGCGGCCCAGGTCGAAAGCGCGCTCAAGCGCATCGGCGGCGTGGACTCCCTGACCCTGGATCCGCCCGCGGGTTCTCCTGCCCAGTGGAACTACCGCAACAAGATGGAGTTCGCCTTTGAGCGGCGGGACGGTTCCCTGCATCTGGGACTGCGCAGCGTTCAACCTGCCGGACAAAAGGGGCTGGCCCCGGTGCTGGACATCGAGGAATGCCATTTGTGCGCCGGTCGGGACATGGAGATCATGCGCATGGTCCGCGAGTATTGCCGCGAATCGGGCGTGGCCGCCTACGACGCCAAGACCGACAACGGGTTCTGGCGGCATCTGATCATCCGGCACACGGCCCTGGGCGAGCTCATGGTGCATGTGATCACCACGGCGGACAAGCGCAAGTTCAAGCAGGTTGAGGGACTGGGCGCGGCCCTGGTGGACCGGTTCCCGGAGCTGACCTCCTTTATCCATTCCTCCCGTGCCAAGCGGAGCATCGTTGCCGCAGGCGAATTCGTGGAATTCAGGCTCGGCACCAAGACCGTGGAAGAAATGGTCACCCATGACGGCCGTGAGGCCCGCTATCATATTTCCCCCAACGCCTTTTTCCAGACCAACTCGGCCGGGGCAGGCGAGCTCTTCGGCACCGTGGCCGATTTCGGCGGTTTCACCGGTTCCGAAACCCTGCTCGACCTCTACTGCGGCATCGGCGCCATCGGTCTTTTTCTGGCCGACCGGGTCAAGCGCGTCATCGGCTACGAGATCAGCGAGGAAGCCGTGGCCAAGGCATGGAGCAGCGCCAAGCTCAACGATGTGTCCAACTGCGACTTCGTGGCCGGGACCCTGGACGCCGTGGACAATCTCAAATCCCTGCCCAAGGCCGACGTGCTGGTCATCGACCCGCCCCGGTCCGGCATGCACGAGAACACGGCCCTGGCCCTGCTCAAGCTGGCCCCGCCCAAGATCATCGCCGTATCCTGCGACCCGGCCACCCTGGCCCGCGACGTGAAACGCCTGTCCGAGAAATACGAACTCAAACGCGCCCGCGCCGTGGACATGTTCCCGCACACCCACCACATCGAGACCGTGGCGTTGCTGGAACTGAAATAGATTCAAAGCGGAATTTGTCTGAAAAAGGCCTTGATGGACGGTAGTCCATCAAGGCCTTTTTTATGTTTATTGGAATGGAGGTTGGCAGCTTTGGGGGTGTAAATATGTGGGTACACTCTATTGAGATTCCGCCGGGTAGGTAGTAGCTTGGTAGAAAGGATCGGCTTGGGAGGTATGATTTTGAGGCCGGATGTGATCTTGGATGGAATGAAAGGGGGATCCATTTTCGTGGGAGGTGTGGGAAGAACCTAATGGGGGAAGTTATCCCAGACGGAATACGTGCGTACCCTTTCACTCTTTGCTTTCATGTTTTTACGCTTACTTGTCTGGGGCAGCGAAATTCTTGTCTTTCCACTCTCTCCATATTCGCTGCTGGTCATGGTATTTGGCCTCCTCAACCTCAAGGCATTGGAGCATGTTCCAGCTATCAGAAAGAACATTGCGAGACTTCAGGCCATACCGTTTACGCAACTCTGTAGCTATCTTCCATGCCTGAACTCCACGGTAGCCACAGTGCAGTAGGCATTCAGCAGTTGCCAGTTCTGTATCGTCTGGGAAATGGTCTTCTGCAACAAAGGTCGTAATGTCGTTGCTTACAAGGAGTTGGTTGGGGAATGACAACACTTCATCCACAAGGGAAGGCTCTAATGATTTCCAGTCAATCTCATCGGGATATGGTGGGATTTTTGGTAACCGCCCATGGAGTTTTCCATAGTATCCGTTTGAGGCAAGGCTCGTTTTCACTTCTTCGATTCGCCTAGCACATTCTATGGCATACGTTTCGAGCTGGACTGCTAACCGCAAAGCAGCGTAAGAGGCTCTTCTTGCACGTTTTGTCCTGTCTTCTAGCCAATCACGAAACATACCAAAAAGATGTGTACAAAGAGCAGACAGAACCCCCGTTGATCCAACCACAGTGATGATGCTGGTCAGCGATACTTGCGTTAGATCGAAGTCCATACCTTCTTTCTCCGGTTGGTTAGTCCAAGAAGAGGACGGTATCAGGATGAGGGTTCAGTTTTAGCAGTATGATGTCATAGAACCAGCTTACCAAGAAGAAAACGAACGACCAGCCCAAAATGATCCATGGGATGTACCATTGAAGTTTGGCATCAAAACCATAGACAGCGATAAGCATCCCGATCCCACCGAGCAGAGAAAGCCCTGCAAACAGCCGAAGAATCCATTGGAGAATGCCGCGCAGGAACATCATTGGGAAGAATAGCATGGACTTGAGAAAAGTAATCATTTGTCCCACCTTTGGTATTGTTAGTTCATGGTTATTTAGAGCCTCATACTCAACATGCGAAGAGTAGGCAAGATGCCATGAAACTGTTGCGGTAAGGCACAGCATTCATCAAACCAAGAGTAGACTATAACCTATTGCTATGATGGGAAGTGATGTTTTGATAACGAGCATCCTCTCCGCCAGATTGCATCAAAGCCCCTCAAGCTGAGGGGCTTTTCTTATCTAATCCCTCCTCCGAAGCCACAAACGGCCTGACCTGCACCTTGACTCCCTGATCCGGCCGGATTTCGTCACGAATACAAGCAAAGCCGTGACGGGATTGGCAGGGGAAAAATCATGGTTTATCAGGTGGTTGAATTAAAAATCTCCCAGGCGTTGCGTGTTGCAGGATGCGTTTGTCTGTGGGGAAAGGCTAATCATTCCGGCGTGTTGGTGTTTTTGGGTTTGGGCTTTGAAAATGTATTTTCAAAACCGTAACGACCTGTTGCGCCGGGAAAATCTGTGGCGAGGAATCAAATCAAGAGAGGCTGTTTTGAAACGACTTACGGTATTTTTATCCGTCTGCGCATGGCTGATGCTGGTCGGGGGGCCGCATCAGGTTCATGCCGGATCAAACGCAGAGGCGGACCCGGAATCTGAGCAGAAGGTGGCGGCCAAACCCGCTGGCAAGCCGGTCAAGTGTATCGCTCCGGTCAATATGTCCAACGGGATGGTGCTTCCCAAGGGCAAGTACGCTGCCAATGTCAAGTATCGCTATGTTCACAAGGATTCGCTGTACAACGGCAGCACCAAAAAGAACGGCAGTTACGGCGGCAAGTACGACCGCGTGAACCAGTCGGTTCAGCTCACGCTCAAAGCCGGGTTGTTCGAGAACTTCGAGGCGCGCGTCATGGTGCCGTTCTGGGACAAGCAGGTCAAACGCAAGCCGGGCAACCTGGCAAAGCCGTGGGACACGGATACGGTTTCCGGCCTCGGCGATGTCGTTGTCATGGGCCGTTACGCGCTCATGACCCAACGCGGCGGGGATTGGATGAATCTCGCCCTTGGCGCGGGACTCAAACTGCCTACCGGTGACGCCGATCATGAGAACGGGTTGCCGTACTCCAATACGCACAAGTACATCGGTCCCAGCGGCCAGCTCGGTTCCGGTTCATGGGACCCGAAATTCGAGATAGGCGCTACAAAGATTATCGGTCGGTCGCGTTTCGATGCACACATGATGTACACGGTTACCGGCCAGGGAGCGCATGATTCCCGCGTGGGCAACCAGTTCAAGTATGACTTCGGATACGGATATGCCCTGAACAAGTACTTTGATCTGGAACTGGAACTCAACGGGGTGGATCAGCAACGCCAATGGTTTGACGGCTCTGCCGACGACTCCAACGGCGGCCATACCATTTTCATTACCCCGGGCGTGCATTGGAAGATGACGGAAAGCAGCCATCTGTCCGTGGGCGTGCCCCTGGTCGTTTACCGTGACCTCAACGGATATTCGGCTACGCCGGAGCGGAACAGCCGCTACGGAATCGGGGAGGATTTCCAGGTCGTTACCCGGATCGGAATCAGTTTCTAGCTTTACAGGCGAATGCGGCAACATCGGGATGCTCTTGATGGCCATGGGTCAAGACAGTTTGGCAGTGTCCCGGCTGAACTAGCCGGGCCGGGCCTTCGGTCAGGGGGTGAACCATAACTCCGGCCGGTCCAGGGGCGTCTCATCGGAAAGGAGCGGGTTGTCTATCTTGAAGACAGTCCGCTCCTTGAGTCTTGCCCTGGCGATGTGTGTGCCGAAATGCTTCTGAAAGAGGGCATCCAGTTCGCCGTTGGCACTGATGATTTCCATGCCCCGCCTTATGCGGTCCGCCAATTTCGGGTAGGCCGGAGAAACGAAGAAATAACATGGCATGGGGCAGTAGAGGGCCAGGTTCGGTTCGATGCACAGGTCGGGGATGCATTTTTTCCTGAGTTGCAGTTCCTCGAATATTTCGTTGACTCCGCGAGAGAAGTAGTCGAAGCGGCCGAAGTCGAGCATGCAGAAAAGCCCTTCGTAGTTGTTGCCGGTGACCAGGGCGAATCCGTTGTGCCGGAATATCTTGGTTATGGTCCACTGCATGCCGCTTCCCCCCTTGAGCCGTTTCAGGGCTTCGAGCGAGTCGACACACTTGAATTTGTCCAGATTCCGGCCGTTGATCAGAAGCAGGCGGTAGCTCAGCAATCCCCGTAAAACCGGGATGCGGATCGGTAGGGCTTTATCCTCCAGCTCTCGACAGGTGGCCACGACGATGACGTTGACGTGCTCGCCTGAGACCAGTTCGCTCAGGGCGCGTTTCTGGGTCATCCTCAAATGGCTGAGGGTGATTCGATACGGGCCGTCAGAGTCCCGAGTGACCTCAAGGATTCTGATCAGCACTGCATTGGGGTACGCCTGCCGGCGATCCTTATCGGAGGAACCCGGCAGAATCTTGATTTCGTCCAGGCAATATCCGTGAGAGGGCAAGCCGAGTATCAGGGCGAGGAGGAGAATAACGCTGGCCGGGTGCACTACAATTGTCGCCTCTTTGACTATAGGAATTTTTGCTATGTCTATGAGTGGCTATAATGGCAGGTTGACCTTTCATCGGGCGCTGATCGCTGCCAACGTGCTTGCGGCTACGAGCGAACGTTTTTGCATCCCGCCTCCTCTTCGTGTCGGGTTTTGTGAGGGGGCCAACGTTGACCCCCTCACTAAGCGGGTGATAGGGTTTATGTAACAGTTCCTTTGTCAACCACTTGATGGTGTTGTTATACTTCTGGTTGATTGAAATCAACTTAAATTAAATTTTTTAATTGCGTATAATAAACCATTTCTTGCATCGCCTCAAGAGGGTTGACGTTCTATGTAAACTCGGAGGTTGCAAGTTTGGTTGCAGATTGTTATGAAGAAGAAACCGCTTTGGCGCTGAGGCTTGGGCGCATGATCCAAGCTGTCGGGGTAAGAAGTGAGGCCGCTTTGGCCCGGGAGTTGGGTATCTCGCATCAAGCGATTTATAACGCCAAAAAAAGGGGCAATATCCCTCTGGCCTGGATAAAACAAATTGCCGAAAAAACAGGCCGTTCCGTTGAGTGGCTGCTCAACGAGAAGCAGGGCGTCTTGCAAGATTCCGGTTTTTCGGGGAGCCTTGAAAAAAAAAGGACCGGAGTTGTCTGCTTTGGCGACGTTCAAGGAATGCAAAACAAGATAAATGAGCTGTACGAAGAGAACAGATCACTTCTTAAGGAAAACGCCGAACTGAAAATCCTTGTGACCGAGCAGAAAGTTGAATTGGAGGCTTTGAGAATGCGGGATAGGCCGGAGATGGAAATGGGTCCAAGGGACTTCGAGGGCGCGCATGACAAGTGATTAATCATGTCTTTTGAGGCATACTACTCCATTTAAAACATAGACCATTGCATGAAGCGTTTGCAAGGTTAATTTTATTAAGAATTTTATTGAACTGCATTGGTAATTCCTGTCTTGATCCGATTTCGGCTATCCGCATCTGAATGGTAACATCAATACTCTCGGCTGCACCTTCTGGTTCCGAGGAGTCACGACCATGTGCTGCGGTGAAGACCTCGAAAGCAAATATCAGGCTCGCTTCCATCCTTTTTTAAGCCTTCCGGTTCACTTTAATTGGCATGGTCCTTTTGCTCAGAGAT includes these proteins:
- a CDS encoding helix-turn-helix domain-containing protein, translated to MVADCYEEETALALRLGRMIQAVGVRSEAALARELGISHQAIYNAKKRGNIPLAWIKQIAEKTGRSVEWLLNEKQGVLQDSGFSGSLEKKRTGVVCFGDVQGMQNKINELYEENRSLLKENAELKILVTEQKVELEALRMRDRPEMEMGPRDFEGAHDK
- a CDS encoding transporter codes for the protein MKRLTVFLSVCAWLMLVGGPHQVHAGSNAEADPESEQKVAAKPAGKPVKCIAPVNMSNGMVLPKGKYAANVKYRYVHKDSLYNGSTKKNGSYGGKYDRVNQSVQLTLKAGLFENFEARVMVPFWDKQVKRKPGNLAKPWDTDTVSGLGDVVVMGRYALMTQRGGDWMNLALGAGLKLPTGDADHENGLPYSNTHKYIGPSGQLGSGSWDPKFEIGATKIIGRSRFDAHMMYTVTGQGAHDSRVGNQFKYDFGYGYALNKYFDLELELNGVDQQRQWFDGSADDSNGGHTIFITPGVHWKMTESSHLSVGVPLVVYRDLNGYSATPERNSRYGIGEDFQVVTRIGISF
- the rlmD gene encoding 23S rRNA (uracil(1939)-C(5))-methyltransferase RlmD encodes the protein MSLNKDDVIECPIESLAFGGRGVAHVDGMALFVEGGLPGDTVTARVVRAKKRFAEAVVETVVTPSLHRVDPRCPHFGQCGGCVLQDLEYAEQLSQKAAQVESALKRIGGVDSLTLDPPAGSPAQWNYRNKMEFAFERRDGSLHLGLRSVQPAGQKGLAPVLDIEECHLCAGRDMEIMRMVREYCRESGVAAYDAKTDNGFWRHLIIRHTALGELMVHVITTADKRKFKQVEGLGAALVDRFPELTSFIHSSRAKRSIVAAGEFVEFRLGTKTVEEMVTHDGREARYHISPNAFFQTNSAGAGELFGTVADFGGFTGSETLLDLYCGIGAIGLFLADRVKRVIGYEISEEAVAKAWSSAKLNDVSNCDFVAGTLDAVDNLKSLPKADVLVIDPPRSGMHENTALALLKLAPPKIIAVSCDPATLARDVKRLSEKYELKRARAVDMFPHTHHIETVALLELK